A genome region from Streptomyces xanthophaeus includes the following:
- a CDS encoding C40 family peptidase produces the protein MAMRRTAPAAVAVLTLLATWAGEHGTTAAAAPKYAETAQAAQACGVLAPGASTAAEKAVGAACEQIGVWYTWGGGHGQQPGPTYGQVDPSDPDSAHDPERLGFDCSGLVRYAYHRAAGGDPLPGNAYHQFHSPQVQQRFTAAEGTAALLPGDLLAWGSGGSIHHIAIYLGAGKMVEARESGTRITVSDVRLGGDYAGAVRIAPATAPGTFSTWGTDVWTHKEPSTGSPRVHRFPGPTTVRIECQKHAQPVTAEGYTNDAWSYLPEYGSWITNIYVKGAAWLDGVPTCP, from the coding sequence ATGGCGATGCGGAGAACGGCGCCGGCGGCGGTGGCGGTGCTCACCCTCCTGGCCACATGGGCGGGGGAACACGGCACCACGGCGGCCGCGGCACCGAAGTACGCGGAGACGGCGCAGGCGGCACAGGCGTGCGGCGTGCTCGCCCCCGGGGCCTCCACGGCGGCCGAGAAGGCCGTAGGAGCGGCGTGCGAACAGATCGGCGTCTGGTACACCTGGGGCGGCGGCCACGGCCAGCAGCCGGGACCGACGTACGGTCAGGTCGACCCGAGCGACCCGGACAGCGCGCACGACCCGGAGCGGCTGGGCTTCGACTGCTCGGGACTGGTCCGGTACGCCTACCACCGTGCGGCCGGTGGCGACCCGCTCCCCGGCAACGCCTACCACCAGTTCCACTCACCGCAGGTGCAACAGCGCTTCACAGCCGCCGAGGGAACCGCGGCGCTGCTCCCGGGGGACCTCCTGGCCTGGGGTTCAGGGGGCTCCATCCACCACATCGCGATCTACCTGGGCGCGGGAAAGATGGTCGAGGCCCGGGAATCGGGCACCCGGATCACCGTCAGCGACGTACGGCTGGGCGGGGACTACGCGGGAGCGGTCCGCATCGCGCCGGCCACGGCACCCGGCACGTTCAGCACCTGGGGCACGGACGTGTGGACCCACAAGGAACCGTCCACCGGCAGCCCGCGCGTACACCGGTTCCCCGGCCCGACCACCGTGCGCATCGAGTGCCAGAAGCACGCCCAACCGGTGACGGCGGAGGGCTACACCAACGACGCCTGGTCCTACCTGCCCGAGTACGGGTCGTGGATCACCAACATCTATGTCAAGGGCGCCGCCTGGCTGGACGGCGTACCCACCTGCCCCTGA
- a CDS encoding M4 family metallopeptidase has translation MTLQASPAWAADPGPSNAVPGQDTATPVLVEGIREPVDAKAAPADAARQHLAANKSRYKIPRAGSDLVPLAATATGAKDETVRLQQKHRGVDVLGGQYVVRMQKQDGKRVVTGTSGHYFTALSTDVTPQVSEDVAVRRAVAATARRLGAALDKNRAPQSESGDPAATGMTGDVKGLVVLPKGGGVLAYRVTVRGTAPGTGAPVVDEVYVDARSGYPALQYSALKTMAAPAARTAGAAAEAPTAAGPPATPPNLVPETGSGARLGGAATSLDIAYDPAAGSYLLADAGRMRATSKSLLGTWDARGKSVSETSGTWPSGITMFSSPNTSFGAEATDSGAVDAHWNAGQVYDFYKKNFGRDSLDGNGGAVNSLVGVTYYGLPYANAFWDGTKMVYGNGDTEFKPMSADTDVVGHEMTHGVIEHTANLVYAGQSGALNEALADYFGNAIDVTASGTAMNDPAAGLIGENLCRTKAAADCALRDLNDGATTSKSFLGVSFATDNGGVHLNSTIFSGALWDMREDLGGALADKIVYKAVTEYMTPIDGFTEARGAVLAAAKALGVTSAQQNVVKRSFNAHGIVPDWEQALGIDTDTLFGKLNTTDSAVGAGGGWWTASKSNDDGSEPYSVYAGRLDGKGAPKVISPNDGRYHTAPATDGKTVVWTAYGPTSVDVLSRPVAGGPIKTLYSSVTGVAGLRVEKNTVVFEEYDILGGRHVGYMRPTDKAPVFTDGRKWNTLTALPSISNNKIAYAKLYPQNGSYRLGVEIVDLATGKAVMTEQLDEPVSLGQTGINGKNVFWLADTDQSDGGLTSVISSGLDGRGSFIVSSEHKPGAFNASDLTVSQDALTLVAQTPDTRYRNESLPKLWQLTTDGSRRERVSCNRGEQSYPAAGTGRQVAWLDATTGSTDLVVRERPAGTC, from the coding sequence ATGACCTTGCAGGCATCGCCGGCATGGGCCGCGGACCCCGGCCCCTCGAACGCCGTTCCCGGCCAGGACACCGCGACCCCGGTGCTCGTCGAGGGCATACGGGAGCCCGTCGACGCCAAGGCCGCCCCGGCCGACGCGGCACGGCAGCACCTCGCGGCGAACAAGAGCCGCTACAAGATCCCGCGGGCGGGCAGCGACCTCGTCCCCCTGGCCGCGACGGCCACCGGGGCCAAGGACGAGACGGTCCGGCTGCAGCAGAAGCACCGCGGTGTCGACGTCCTGGGCGGCCAGTACGTCGTGCGCATGCAGAAGCAGGACGGCAAGCGCGTGGTCACCGGCACCTCGGGGCACTACTTCACCGCCCTGAGCACCGATGTCACCCCCCAGGTCAGCGAGGACGTAGCGGTCCGCCGTGCGGTGGCCGCGACGGCCCGCCGGCTGGGAGCGGCCCTCGACAAGAACCGGGCACCGCAGTCCGAGTCCGGTGATCCCGCGGCCACCGGCATGACCGGTGACGTCAAGGGGCTCGTCGTCCTGCCCAAGGGAGGCGGTGTCCTCGCCTACCGCGTCACCGTGCGGGGTACCGCGCCCGGCACCGGGGCGCCGGTCGTGGACGAGGTGTACGTGGACGCGCGCTCGGGCTATCCGGCGCTCCAGTACAGCGCGTTAAAAACGATGGCGGCCCCCGCGGCCCGTACCGCCGGTGCGGCCGCCGAGGCCCCGACGGCGGCCGGCCCGCCGGCCACTCCGCCGAACCTGGTCCCCGAGACCGGTTCCGGGGCCCGGCTGGGCGGCGCCGCGACCTCGCTGGACATCGCCTACGACCCGGCGGCCGGCAGCTACCTCCTCGCGGACGCCGGCCGCATGCGCGCCACCAGCAAGAGCCTGCTGGGCACGTGGGACGCCCGTGGCAAGTCGGTGTCGGAGACCTCGGGCACGTGGCCCTCCGGCATCACCATGTTCTCCTCCCCCAACACCTCTTTCGGCGCTGAGGCGACGGATTCGGGGGCCGTGGACGCACACTGGAACGCGGGCCAGGTCTACGACTTCTACAAGAAGAACTTCGGGCGCGACAGCCTCGACGGGAACGGCGGGGCCGTCAACTCCCTGGTCGGCGTGACGTACTACGGCTTGCCCTACGCCAACGCGTTCTGGGACGGCACCAAGATGGTCTACGGCAACGGGGACACGGAGTTCAAGCCGATGTCCGCCGACACGGACGTCGTCGGCCACGAGATGACCCACGGGGTCATCGAGCACACGGCGAACCTGGTCTACGCGGGCCAGTCCGGCGCCCTGAACGAGGCCCTGGCGGACTACTTCGGCAACGCGATCGACGTCACCGCGAGCGGAACCGCGATGAACGACCCGGCCGCCGGACTGATCGGCGAGAACCTGTGCCGCACGAAGGCGGCCGCCGACTGCGCCCTGCGCGACCTCAACGACGGGGCCACCACCTCGAAGAGCTTCCTGGGCGTGTCGTTCGCCACCGACAACGGCGGCGTGCACCTGAACTCGACGATCTTCTCCGGCGCGCTGTGGGACATGCGCGAGGACCTGGGCGGCGCCCTGGCCGACAAGATCGTGTACAAGGCCGTCACCGAGTACATGACGCCGATCGACGGGTTCACGGAGGCCCGGGGCGCGGTGCTCGCGGCGGCCAAGGCGCTGGGCGTGACCTCGGCCCAGCAGAACGTGGTCAAGCGGTCGTTCAACGCCCACGGCATCGTCCCTGACTGGGAGCAGGCCCTCGGCATCGACACCGACACCCTCTTCGGGAAGCTGAACACCACCGACTCCGCAGTGGGTGCGGGCGGCGGCTGGTGGACGGCCTCCAAGTCCAACGACGACGGCTCGGAGCCGTACTCGGTCTACGCCGGCCGGCTGGACGGCAAGGGTGCACCGAAGGTGATCAGCCCCAACGACGGCCGCTACCACACGGCCCCGGCGACCGACGGCAAGACCGTGGTGTGGACGGCGTACGGCCCGACCTCGGTCGACGTCCTCAGCCGCCCCGTGGCGGGCGGCCCGATCAAGACCCTCTACAGCTCGGTGACCGGCGTCGCGGGCCTGCGGGTGGAGAAGAACACCGTCGTCTTCGAGGAGTACGACATCCTCGGCGGCCGGCACGTCGGCTACATGCGGCCCACCGACAAGGCCCCGGTCTTCACCGACGGGCGGAAGTGGAACACCCTGACCGCCCTCCCCTCCATCAGCAACAACAAGATCGCCTACGCGAAGCTGTACCCGCAGAACGGCTCCTACCGGCTGGGCGTGGAGATCGTCGACCTCGCCACCGGCAAGGCGGTCATGACCGAGCAGCTCGACGAGCCGGTGAGCCTCGGCCAGACCGGCATCAACGGCAAGAACGTGTTCTGGCTGGCCGACACCGACCAGAGCGACGGCGGTCTGACGTCGGTGATCAGCTCCGGACTGGACGGCCGCGGCTCCTTCATCGTCAGCAGCGAGCACAAGCCGGGCGCTTTCAACGCCTCCGACCTGACCGTCTCGCAGGACGCGCTGACCCTGGTCGCGCAGACGCCCGACACGCGGTACCGCAACGAGTCGCTGCCCAAGCTGTGGCAGCTGACCACCGACGGCTCCCGTCGCGAGCGGGTCTCCTGCAACCGCGGTGAGCAGAGCTACCCGGCGGCCGGCACGGGCCGTCAGGTCGCCTGGCTGGACGCGACCACCGGCTCCACCGATCTGGTGGTCCGTGAGCGGCCGGCGGGGACCTGCTGA
- a CDS encoding helix-turn-helix transcriptional regulator codes for MIETDPHDRTPARTQDDTRAVIHTAADPAAVLHGLIQRRQALLHQESADLNSLRSYAERLAHRLPPQPARTPLPPAGVETVAGTEAADARLDTMLDAAETEVLILDRATRTAGAPGSTAEAGGTGEACITGAPGADRIRRLLERGVAVRTVTDRRGTDFPDRAQELIALTGLGLQARIGQSLPTALVLVDRRTCLLPPLPGNDEAGDGAALVFGDRLLHRAALPLFESLWARATPLGSPDGPITADQRELLGLLASGLKDETIARRLGVHVHTVRRRITRMLEELDADTRFQAGVQAAIRGWLRPYPDPAAEHFTASGGPGPPAMANG; via the coding sequence ATGATCGAAACCGACCCGCACGACCGGACTCCGGCCCGCACGCAGGACGACACCAGGGCGGTGATCCATACGGCCGCCGACCCGGCCGCCGTACTGCACGGACTCATCCAGCGCCGCCAGGCCCTTCTGCACCAGGAGTCGGCCGACCTGAACTCCCTGCGCTCCTACGCCGAGCGGCTGGCCCACCGGCTTCCCCCGCAGCCCGCGAGAACCCCCTTACCTCCGGCCGGCGTCGAGACCGTCGCCGGCACCGAAGCGGCCGACGCCCGTCTCGACACCATGCTCGACGCCGCCGAGACGGAGGTCTTGATCCTCGACCGCGCGACGCGGACAGCCGGGGCGCCCGGCAGCACCGCAGAGGCCGGCGGCACCGGGGAGGCCTGCATCACCGGGGCGCCCGGCGCGGACCGCATCCGCCGGCTGCTGGAGCGCGGCGTCGCCGTACGGACCGTCACGGACCGGCGTGGCACCGACTTCCCCGACCGGGCGCAGGAGCTGATCGCCCTCACCGGACTCGGCCTCCAGGCCCGCATCGGACAGAGCCTGCCGACCGCCCTGGTGCTCGTGGACCGGCGTACCTGCCTCTTGCCCCCGCTGCCCGGCAACGACGAAGCAGGCGACGGAGCGGCCCTGGTGTTCGGCGACCGCCTCCTGCACCGCGCCGCCCTGCCGCTGTTCGAGTCCCTGTGGGCGCGTGCCACCCCCCTCGGCAGCCCCGACGGCCCCATCACCGCGGACCAGCGGGAACTGCTCGGCCTGCTCGCCTCCGGCCTGAAGGACGAAACCATCGCACGCCGGCTCGGTGTGCACGTGCACACCGTCCGCCGGCGGATCACCCGCATGCTGGAGGAACTCGACGCCGACACCCGCTTCCAGGCGGGCGTCCAGGCCGCCATCCGCGGCTGGCTCCGCCCGTACCCGGACCCGGCCGCCGAGCACTTCACCGCATCCGGCGGCCCCGGGCCCCCCGCGATGGCGAACGGCTGA
- a CDS encoding DUF6308 family protein: MPSPAVLVQPFAQRLHTFVTAPRALTDLQRYFGISRACGTTAYTGGRFEHLAGGGDRPDTADRITAADLVAVQTLPRGWRRR, translated from the coding sequence ATGCCTTCGCCGGCCGTCCTCGTGCAGCCCTTCGCCCAACGGCTGCACACCTTCGTCACCGCCCCCCGGGCCCTCACGGATCTCCAGCGATACTTCGGGATCAGCCGGGCCTGCGGCACAACCGCGTACACCGGCGGACGGTTCGAGCACCTGGCGGGCGGGGGAGACCGCCCGGACACCGCCGACCGGATCACTGCGGCGGACCTCGTCGCCGTACAGACCCTGCCGCGGGGGTGGCGGAGACGGTGA
- a CDS encoding N-acetylmuramoyl-L-alanine amidase, which translates to MEDSPLSRRRLLWGAAGAAGTALAAVGLPRLMEPEEKAALPRPSRKAVAAAGPPATRRTDPSVDYAPAVWIEASESNYTASDRPEAYPIEYVVIHLTTDILPVMFTKFKDPAERVSAHYMISATGTQIAQCVRERDVAWHSGSVWYNHRSIGIEHEGWTDQPVYTDKMYQVSAVLTATICAKYDVPVDRDHILGHVEVPLSTHDDPGTVWNWEKYMKLVETARRRIKT; encoded by the coding sequence ATGGAAGACAGCCCGCTTAGCCGTCGAAGGCTGTTGTGGGGTGCTGCAGGCGCGGCGGGTACGGCTCTGGCCGCTGTCGGGCTGCCCCGCCTGATGGAGCCCGAGGAAAAGGCTGCGCTGCCGCGTCCCTCGCGCAAGGCCGTCGCCGCCGCCGGGCCGCCTGCGACCCGGAGAACCGACCCGTCGGTGGACTACGCCCCCGCCGTCTGGATCGAAGCCTCCGAGTCCAACTACACGGCCTCCGACCGTCCCGAGGCGTACCCCATCGAATACGTCGTCATTCACCTGACAACGGACATCTTGCCGGTCATGTTCACCAAGTTCAAGGACCCCGCCGAGAGGGTGTCCGCGCACTACATGATCAGCGCAACCGGCACGCAGATCGCCCAGTGCGTGCGCGAGCGCGACGTGGCCTGGCACTCCGGCAGCGTTTGGTACAACCACCGGAGCATCGGCATCGAGCACGAAGGCTGGACCGATCAGCCTGTCTACACCGACAAGATGTACCAGGTGTCCGCCGTGCTCACTGCCACGATCTGCGCGAAGTACGACGTGCCGGTCGACCGGGACCACATTCTGGGCCACGTCGAGGTCCCGCTGTCCACCCACGACGACCCCGGGACCGTGTGGAACTGGGAGAAGTACATGAAGCTCGTCGAGACCGCCCGCCGGCGCATCAAGACCTGA
- a CDS encoding M1 family metallopeptidase — protein sequence MIGCVKTSGRLAAFVVAGLLAALPACSGPDGRGGGAGARTGADTDRTPAPGAAFRAGHPGAAGAGDPYFPKLGNGGYDVTHYALTLAYDPGSGRLDGTAEITAKATADLSGFNLDLLGLEVLSATVDGRTARVRQDGQELTLQPRDHLRKGAAFRSVVRYAGTPESITHDHGWREGWLRTDNGAVAFGEPTGSMSWFPGNHHPSDKASYDITVTVPKGLQAISNGTLRAQHTSGDRTTFHWHQAEPMASHVATVAIGSYDISTSRTRSGIPVVSAMDTTAGVDEDGAVLGRFPEIMEWAEGRFGPYPFSATGVIVDQAADVPYALETQTRPTIPAAIFHTTNVVHELAHQWFGNSVTPRTWRDMWLNEGFATYAEWLWTEDHGGASAQDHFDRNHAKAADDDEWDFPPAEPPSASDISGQPVYVRGAMVIHKIRQTVGDEAFRALVRGWTLRHRHGHASTKDFTAYVEARAGRDLDSIWDSWLYGDGKPS from the coding sequence ATGATCGGCTGCGTGAAGACTTCCGGACGTCTGGCCGCCTTCGTGGTCGCGGGCCTGCTCGCCGCGCTCCCCGCGTGCTCGGGGCCCGACGGCCGCGGCGGCGGGGCGGGTGCCCGCACGGGCGCGGACACCGATCGGACGCCGGCACCCGGCGCGGCGTTCCGGGCCGGGCACCCCGGTGCCGCAGGCGCCGGTGACCCCTACTTCCCGAAGCTCGGCAACGGCGGCTACGACGTCACCCACTACGCCCTGACCCTGGCCTACGACCCGGGCAGCGGCCGCCTCGACGGCACTGCGGAGATCACCGCGAAAGCCACCGCGGACCTCAGCGGCTTCAATCTCGACCTCCTCGGCCTGGAAGTGCTGAGCGCCACCGTCGACGGCCGCACGGCGCGGGTGCGGCAGGACGGGCAGGAGCTGACCCTGCAGCCGCGCGACCATCTCAGGAAGGGCGCCGCCTTCCGCAGCGTCGTACGGTACGCGGGCACGCCGGAGTCGATCACCCATGACCACGGGTGGCGCGAAGGCTGGTTGAGGACGGACAACGGAGCGGTCGCGTTCGGGGAGCCGACGGGCTCGATGTCCTGGTTCCCGGGCAACCATCACCCCTCGGACAAGGCCTCGTACGACATCACCGTCACGGTCCCCAAGGGGCTGCAGGCGATCTCCAACGGGACGCTTCGCGCCCAGCACACCAGCGGTGACCGCACCACCTTCCACTGGCATCAGGCCGAGCCGATGGCCAGCCATGTGGCGACGGTGGCCATCGGCAGCTACGACATCAGTACCTCCCGGACCCGGTCGGGCATCCCGGTCGTGTCGGCGATGGACACGACCGCGGGCGTGGACGAGGACGGAGCGGTCCTCGGCCGGTTCCCCGAGATCATGGAATGGGCCGAGGGGAGGTTCGGTCCCTACCCCTTCTCCGCCACCGGGGTGATCGTCGATCAGGCGGCCGATGTGCCCTACGCCCTGGAGACCCAGACCAGGCCGACCATTCCGGCCGCCATCTTCCACACCACCAACGTGGTGCACGAACTGGCCCACCAGTGGTTCGGCAACTCCGTCACCCCGCGGACGTGGCGGGACATGTGGCTCAACGAGGGCTTCGCGACGTACGCCGAGTGGCTGTGGACCGAGGACCACGGTGGGGCCAGCGCCCAGGATCACTTCGACCGCAACCACGCCAAGGCCGCGGACGACGACGAGTGGGACTTCCCGCCCGCCGAGCCGCCGAGCGCTTCGGACATCTCCGGCCAGCCGGTGTACGTGCGCGGCGCGATGGTGATCCACAAGATCCGCCAGACCGTGGGCGACGAGGCCTTCCGTGCCCTGGTGCGGGGCTGGACCCTGCGCCACCGCCACGGACACGCCTCCACGAAGGACTTCACCGCGTACGTGGAGGCCAGGGCCGGCCGGGACCTCGACTCGATCTGGGACTCGTGGCTCTACGGCGACGGCAAGCCTTCGTGA
- a CDS encoding methionine ABC transporter permease, whose protein sequence is MKADWSTFWPKVLDATGETVYMVLITLALSTVSGLAVGLTLYATRKGGVLPNRIVHTVLGLLINVIRPVPFIIAIVALAPVTREVVGTMIGTNAAIFPMTVVATFGIARIVESNLLSVEPGVIEAARSMGASPLRILLTVLVPEALGPLVLGLTFMLVALIDFSAVAGTVGGGGVGNLAMTYGYLRFDTSVMVVTVLVLIALVQSAQLLGNVVSRKVLRR, encoded by the coding sequence GTGAAGGCGGACTGGAGCACCTTCTGGCCCAAGGTCCTCGACGCCACCGGCGAGACCGTCTACATGGTGCTGATCACCCTGGCGCTGTCGACCGTCAGCGGACTGGCGGTGGGACTCACCCTGTACGCCACGCGCAAGGGCGGCGTCCTGCCGAACCGGATCGTCCACACGGTCCTGGGCCTCCTCATCAACGTCATCCGGCCCGTTCCGTTCATCATCGCGATCGTCGCGCTCGCCCCGGTCACGCGCGAGGTGGTCGGCACGATGATCGGCACGAACGCCGCGATCTTCCCGATGACGGTCGTCGCGACGTTCGGGATCGCCCGCATCGTGGAGTCCAACCTGCTCTCCGTCGAGCCCGGCGTGATCGAGGCGGCACGCTCCATGGGCGCGAGTCCGCTGCGGATCCTGCTCACGGTCCTCGTCCCGGAGGCGCTCGGCCCCCTCGTCCTCGGCCTGACCTTCATGCTCGTCGCACTGATCGACTTCTCGGCGGTGGCCGGTACGGTCGGCGGAGGGGGCGTCGGCAACCTGGCGATGACCTACGGCTACCTGCGCTTCGACACGTCGGTGATGGTGGTGACGGTGCTCGTCCTGATCGCCCTCGTGCAGTCGGCGCAACTGCTCGGCAACGTGGTGTCCCGCAAGGTGCTCCGCCGCTGA
- a CDS encoding methionine ABC transporter ATP-binding protein: protein MTAAVELRDVEKQFPGGARAVDGVTLSVEAGTAFGVVGHSGAGKSTLLRLVNGLEEPTSGSVLLDGHDLSSLGERRLRPIRREIGMIFQQFNLFRSRTVLGNVLYPLRLAGMDRAAARARAEETLDFVGLAGHGKRYPEQLSGGQRQRVGIARALATRPKVLLCDEATSALDPQTTGEVLALLRRVNRELGVTILLITHEMEVVRTLCDRVAVMEDGKVVENGEVYEIFARPRHATTAAFVRSAQHSAPDTGLLEQLRARHPGRLVTLPVVDGSPALDGLSELLRVHGVDFTFVHGGVAEVRGRPLGSVTLELRGEAAAVEAVVAGLGVHDRVETGAR, encoded by the coding sequence ATGACCGCCGCCGTGGAACTGCGCGACGTCGAGAAACAGTTCCCGGGCGGAGCCCGGGCCGTCGACGGCGTCACCCTCTCCGTCGAAGCGGGCACCGCCTTCGGCGTCGTCGGCCACAGCGGTGCGGGCAAATCCACCTTGTTGCGCCTGGTCAACGGCCTGGAGGAGCCGACCTCGGGCAGCGTCCTGCTGGACGGCCACGACCTCTCGTCCCTCGGCGAACGCCGACTGCGCCCCATCCGCCGCGAAATCGGCATGATCTTCCAGCAGTTCAACCTCTTCCGCTCGCGCACCGTCCTGGGCAACGTGCTCTACCCGCTGCGCCTCGCCGGGATGGACCGCGCGGCGGCCCGGGCCCGCGCCGAGGAGACGCTGGACTTCGTCGGCCTCGCCGGACACGGAAAGCGCTACCCCGAACAGCTCTCGGGCGGCCAGCGCCAGCGCGTCGGTATCGCCCGCGCACTCGCCACCCGCCCGAAGGTGCTCCTGTGCGACGAGGCGACCTCCGCCCTGGACCCGCAGACCACCGGCGAGGTACTTGCCCTGCTGCGCCGCGTCAACCGCGAGCTCGGCGTCACGATCCTCCTCATCACCCACGAGATGGAGGTCGTACGGACCCTGTGCGACCGCGTCGCGGTCATGGAGGACGGCAAGGTGGTCGAGAACGGCGAGGTGTACGAGATCTTCGCGCGGCCCCGCCACGCGACCACCGCCGCCTTCGTCCGCTCCGCGCAGCACAGCGCGCCGGACACCGGGCTCCTGGAACAATTGCGCGCCCGCCACCCGGGCCGCCTGGTCACGCTGCCCGTCGTCGACGGCAGCCCCGCCCTGGACGGCCTCTCGGAGCTCCTGCGCGTCCACGGCGTCGACTTCACGTTCGTCCACGGAGGCGTCGCCGAAGTACGCGGACGCCCCCTGGGCAGCGTGACGCTGGAACTGCGCGGCGAAGCCGCCGCGGTCGAGGCGGTCGTCGCCGGACTCGGCGTCCACGACCGCGTGGAAACGGGTGCCCGGTGA
- a CDS encoding MetQ/NlpA family ABC transporter substrate-binding protein — protein sequence MISALPRRRTLFAASTATVLALLVSGCGVGGGDAHRIRVGVSGDSPEWDVLAKEAKKEGLTVETVVFDDYSLPNKALSAGDIELNAFQHLVFLAQSNTENKTDIAPIAATTVVPLGLYSGKHKQLADLPDRAEITLPNDPANQGRGLRVLEQAKIIELRKDAGLFATADDITANPKHVKLTPVNAQQTPRTLKDADAAIINDGVAELAGIKADTALFKDDPAGPQSVPYLNVIAARADRKDDADYQKIIKLYTSQAVQDEVRRTSNGTAHHIELPASDLQAEVARIQKQLKR from the coding sequence ATGATTTCTGCACTGCCGCGTCGACGTACCCTCTTCGCCGCATCCACCGCCACCGTCCTCGCGCTCCTCGTGTCCGGCTGCGGCGTCGGAGGCGGAGACGCCCACCGCATCAGGGTCGGCGTCTCCGGCGACTCCCCGGAATGGGACGTCCTCGCCAAGGAGGCCAAGAAAGAGGGCCTCACCGTGGAGACGGTCGTGTTCGACGACTACTCGCTGCCCAACAAGGCCCTCAGCGCGGGCGACATCGAGCTCAACGCCTTCCAGCACCTGGTCTTCCTGGCGCAGTCGAACACCGAGAACAAGACCGACATCGCCCCCATCGCCGCAACCACCGTGGTCCCGCTCGGCCTCTACTCCGGCAAGCACAAGCAGCTCGCGGACCTCCCCGACCGGGCCGAGATCACCCTGCCCAACGACCCTGCCAACCAGGGACGAGGCCTCCGCGTGCTGGAACAGGCGAAGATCATCGAGCTGCGGAAGGACGCCGGACTCTTCGCCACTGCGGACGACATCACCGCCAACCCCAAGCACGTCAAGCTCACTCCGGTGAACGCCCAGCAGACCCCCCGGACCCTCAAGGACGCGGACGCCGCCATCATCAACGACGGCGTCGCCGAGCTCGCCGGCATCAAGGCCGACACCGCGCTCTTCAAGGACGACCCCGCCGGCCCGCAGTCCGTCCCCTACCTCAACGTCATCGCGGCCCGCGCGGACCGGAAGGACGACGCGGACTACCAGAAGATCATCAAGCTCTACACGTCCCAGGCCGTACAGGACGAGGTCCGCCGCACCAGCAACGGCACCGCCCACCACATCGAGCTGCCCGCCTCCGACCTGCAGGCCGAGGTCGCCCGCATCCAGAAGCAGCTGAAGCGATGA
- a CDS encoding amidase domain-containing protein, translating into MIPKRFRPAAIAALTVAVASGSMLAYSATAVPGPRDADRATADAFARMAGDVLSQRTQALVEDQPGRHGSGQGGAKTRMSAQLKKDEDAALQSLRSRKTRLAELGEAYTDAATHVVVDRATVTGGKAVVQVTEQTTLTYKKLRGDEPATTDIGTRYQLTLTSNRKGDWELTSITSQENGPVAVNEPVAAKVNAVKDDGKQYPDGTPASTKYPATPKPKAKTGGAYDYAAMAKYAEKYWSNYNPAYRKYNGAGGDCTNFISQALKAGGWKAVPGSTSDYRNWWYDGSRQSDSWVGVNEWAWFTLSNQRAANLANVYQADVGDILQVDFNRDGSKDHSMIVTYRSSAGMPYLTYHSTNTYRKSLASIIASYPNANYYAYRT; encoded by the coding sequence GTGATACCTAAGAGGTTCAGGCCCGCCGCCATCGCGGCCCTGACCGTGGCCGTGGCGTCCGGAAGCATGCTCGCGTACTCCGCGACCGCGGTTCCCGGCCCTCGCGACGCCGACCGTGCCACCGCCGACGCCTTCGCCCGCATGGCGGGCGACGTGCTCTCCCAGCGCACGCAGGCCCTGGTCGAGGACCAGCCGGGGCGTCACGGCTCCGGCCAGGGCGGCGCGAAGACCCGGATGTCGGCCCAGCTGAAGAAGGACGAGGACGCCGCGCTCCAGTCGCTGCGGTCCCGCAAGACGCGACTGGCGGAGCTCGGTGAGGCCTACACGGACGCCGCCACCCACGTCGTCGTGGACCGGGCCACGGTGACCGGCGGCAAGGCCGTCGTGCAGGTCACCGAGCAGACCACGCTCACGTACAAGAAGCTCCGCGGGGACGAGCCTGCGACGACCGACATCGGGACGCGCTACCAGCTGACGCTGACCAGCAACCGAAAGGGCGACTGGGAGCTGACCTCGATCACGTCCCAGGAGAACGGCCCCGTCGCGGTCAACGAGCCCGTGGCGGCCAAGGTGAACGCCGTCAAGGACGACGGGAAGCAGTACCCGGACGGCACGCCCGCGTCCACGAAGTACCCCGCGACGCCGAAGCCCAAGGCGAAGACGGGCGGAGCCTACGACTACGCCGCGATGGCGAAGTACGCGGAGAAGTACTGGAGCAACTACAACCCTGCGTACCGGAAGTACAACGGGGCCGGGGGTGACTGCACCAACTTCATCAGCCAGGCGTTGAAGGCGGGCGGCTGGAAGGCCGTTCCGGGTTCCACGTCGGACTACCGGAACTGGTGGTACGACGGCTCCCGCCAGAGCGACTCCTGGGTCGGCGTGAACGAGTGGGCCTGGTTCACGCTGTCCAACCAGCGGGCCGCCAACCTGGCCAACGTCTACCAGGCGGACGTGGGAGACATCCTCCAGGTGGACTTCAACCGGGACGGGTCCAAGGACCATTCCATGATCGTGACGTACCGCAGCAGCGCCGGGATGCCGTACCTCACGTACCACTCCACCAACACGTACCGTAAGTCGCTCGCGAGCATCATCGCGTCCTACCCGAACGCGAACTACTACGCGTACCGCACCTGA